In Tamandua tetradactyla isolate mTamTet1 chromosome 7, mTamTet1.pri, whole genome shotgun sequence, the following are encoded in one genomic region:
- the HNRNPA1 gene encoding heterogeneous nuclear ribonucleoprotein A1 isoform X2 encodes MSKSESPKEPEQLRKLFIGGLSFETTDESLRSHFEQWGTLTDCVVMRDPNTKRSRGFGFVTYATVEEVDAAMNARPHKVDGRVVEPKRAVSREDSQRPGAHLTVKKIFVGGIKEDTEEHHLRDYFEQYGKIEVIEIMTDRGSGKKRGFAFVTFDDHDSVDKIVIQKYHTVNGHNCEVRKALSKQEMASASSSQRGRSGSGNFGGGRGGGFGGNDNFGRGGNFSGRGGFGGSRGGGGYGGSGDGYNGFGNDGSNFGGGGNYNDFGSYNNQSSNFGPMKGGNFGGRSSGPYGGGGQYFAKPRNQGGYGGSSSSSSYGSGRRF; translated from the exons ATGTCCAAGTCAGAG TCTCCTAAAGAGCCTGAACAGCTGCGGAAGCTCTTCATCGGAGGGTTAAGCTTTGAAACAACCGATGAAAGTCTGAGGAGCCATTTTGAGCAATGGGGAACGCTCACGGACTGTGTG GTAATGAGAGATCCAAACACCAAACGCTCCCGAGGCTTTGGGTTTGTCACCTACGCCACTGTGGAGGAGGTGGATGCAGCCATGAATGCAAGGCCACATAAAGTGGATGGAAGAGTTGTGGAACCAAAGAGGGCTGTCTCAAGAGAA GATTCTCAAAGACCAGGTGCCCACTTAACTGTGAAAAAGATCTTTGTTGGTggcattaaagaagacactgaagAACATCACCTAAGAGATTATTTTGAGCAGTATGGGAAAATTGAAGTGATTGAAATCATGACCGACCGAGGCAGTGGCAAGAAGAGAGGCTTTGCTTTTGTAACCTTTGACGACCATGACTCTGTGGATAAGATTGTCA ttcAGAAATACCATACTGTGAATGGCCATAACTGTGAAGTAAGGAAAGCCCTGTCTAAGCAAGAGATGGCCAGTGCTTCATCCAGCCAAAGAG GTCGAAGTGGTTCTGGAAACTTCGGTGGTGGTCGTGGAGGTGGTTTTGGTGGGAATGACAACTTTGGTCGTGGAGGAAATTTCAGTGGTCGTG GTGGTTTTGGTGGCAGCCGAGGTGGTGGTGGATATGGTGGCAGTGGGGATGGCTATAATGGCTTTGGTAATGATG GAAGCAATTTTGGAGGTGGTGGAAACTACAATGATTTTGGCAGTTACAACAATCAGTCTTCAAATTTTGGACCCATGAAGGGAGGAAATTTTGGAGGCAGAAGTTCTGGCCCCTATGGTGGTGGAGGCCAATATTTTGCCAAACCACGAAACCAAG GTGGCTATGGTGGTTCCTCCAGCAGCAGTAGCTACGGCAGTGGCAGAAGATTTTAA
- the NFE2 gene encoding transcription factor NF-E2 45 kDa subunit, giving the protein MPPCPPQQNRNRVTQLPTLELGEMELTWQEIMSITELQGLNAPSEPSFEPPAPSPYPGPPPPTTYCPCSIHPDSGFALPPPPYELPASTSHVHDLPYSFGNMGIPVSKPLTLSGLLNEPLPDHLALLDIGLPAGPPKPQEDPESDSGLSLNYSDGESLELEGSDAGRRCSEYVEMYPVEFPYSLMPNSLAHPNYFLPPAETPSTLEPSSAPARAKSTARGEAGSRDERRALAMKIPFPTDKIVNLPVDDFNELLARYPLTESQLALVRDIRRRGKNKVAAQNCRKRKLETIVQLERELERLGSERERLLQARGEADRTLEAMRQQLSKLYLDIFQHLRDEAGNGYSPEEYVLQQAADGAIFLVPRGTKMEATD; this is encoded by the exons ATGCCCCCGTGTCCTCCCCAGCAGAACAGGAACAGGGTGACACAGCTGCCCACTCTGGAGCTGGGTGAGATGGAACTAACTTGGCAAGAGATCATGTCCATTACTGAATTGCAG GGCCTAAATGCTCCCAGTGAGCCATCGTTTGAGCCCCCAGCCCCATCCCCATACCCTGGACCCCCACCGCCTACAACTTACTGCCCCTGTTCAATCCACCCAGATTCGGGCTTCGCCCTTCCTCCTCCACCCTATGAGCTCCCAGCATCCACATCCCATGTCCACGACCTCCCATACTCCTTTGGAAATATGGGCATACCAGTCTCCAAGCCATTGACCCTCTCAGGCCTCCTCAATGAGCCTCTCCCAGACCACTTAGCCCTCTTGGACATTGGGCTCCCAGCAGGACCACCCAAGCCCCAAGAAGACCCAGAGTCAGACTCAGGATTATCCCTCAACTATAGTGATGGTGAATCTCTCGAGCTGGAGGGGTCAGACGCTGGACGGCGATGCAGCGAGTATGTAGAGATGTACCCAGTAGAGTTCCCCTACTCACTTATGCCCAACTCCTTGGCCCACCCCAACTACTTCTTGCCTCCTGCCGAGACTCCCTCGACCTTAGAGCCCTCCTCTGCCCCTGCGCGGGCCAAGTCCACTGCACGGGGGGAGGCAGGGAGTAGAGATGAGCGCCGGGCCCTAGCCATGAAGATCCCCTTCCCCACGGACAAGATTGTCAACTTGCCAGTAGATGACTTTAATGAGCTGTTGGCACGGTATCCATTGACGGAGAGCCAGCTGGCATTAGTCCGGGACATCCGACGGCGGGGCAAGAACAAGGTGGCTGCCCAGAACTGCCGCAAAAGAAAGCTGGAAACCATTGTGCAGCTGGAGAGGGAGCTGGAGCGGTTAGGCAGTGAGCGAGAGCGCCTTCTCCAGGCCCGTGGGGAGGCAGACCGGACCCTGGAGGCCATGCGCCAACAGCTATCTAAGCTGTACCTTGACATTTTCCAACACCTGCGTGATGAAGCAGGCAATGGCTACTCTCCTGAGGAGTATGTGCTGCAACAGGCCGCCGATGGGGCCATATTCCTGGTGCCCCGTGGAACCAAGATGGAGGCTACAGACTAA
- the HNRNPA1 gene encoding heterogeneous nuclear ribonucleoprotein A1 isoform X1, whose product MSKSESPKEPEQLRKLFIGGLSFETTDESLRSHFEQWGTLTDCVVMRDPNTKRSRGFGFVTYATVEEVDAAMNARPHKVDGRVVEPKRAVSREDSQRPGAHLTVKKIFVGGIKEDTEEHHLRDYFEQYGKIEVIEIMTDRGSGKKRGFAFVTFDDHDSVDKIVIQKYHTVNGHNCEVRKALSKQEMASASSSQRGRSGSGNFGGGRGGGFGGNDNFGRGGNFSGRGGFGGSRGGGGYGGSGDGYNGFGNDGGYGGGGPGYSGGSRGYGSGGQGYGNQGSGYGGSGSYDSYNNGGGFGGGSGSNFGGGGNYNDFGSYNNQSSNFGPMKGGNFGGRSSGPYGGGGQYFAKPRNQGGYGGSSSSSSYGSGRRF is encoded by the exons ATGTCCAAGTCAGAG TCTCCTAAAGAGCCTGAACAGCTGCGGAAGCTCTTCATCGGAGGGTTAAGCTTTGAAACAACCGATGAAAGTCTGAGGAGCCATTTTGAGCAATGGGGAACGCTCACGGACTGTGTG GTAATGAGAGATCCAAACACCAAACGCTCCCGAGGCTTTGGGTTTGTCACCTACGCCACTGTGGAGGAGGTGGATGCAGCCATGAATGCAAGGCCACATAAAGTGGATGGAAGAGTTGTGGAACCAAAGAGGGCTGTCTCAAGAGAA GATTCTCAAAGACCAGGTGCCCACTTAACTGTGAAAAAGATCTTTGTTGGTggcattaaagaagacactgaagAACATCACCTAAGAGATTATTTTGAGCAGTATGGGAAAATTGAAGTGATTGAAATCATGACCGACCGAGGCAGTGGCAAGAAGAGAGGCTTTGCTTTTGTAACCTTTGACGACCATGACTCTGTGGATAAGATTGTCA ttcAGAAATACCATACTGTGAATGGCCATAACTGTGAAGTAAGGAAAGCCCTGTCTAAGCAAGAGATGGCCAGTGCTTCATCCAGCCAAAGAG GTCGAAGTGGTTCTGGAAACTTCGGTGGTGGTCGTGGAGGTGGTTTTGGTGGGAATGACAACTTTGGTCGTGGAGGAAATTTCAGTGGTCGTG GTGGTTTTGGTGGCAGCCGAGGTGGTGGTGGATATGGTGGCAGTGGGGATGGCTATAATGGCTTTGGTAATGATG GTGGTTATGGAGGAGGCGGCCCTGGTTACTCTGGAGGAAGCAGAGGCTATGGAAGTGGTGGACAGGGTTATGGCAACCAGGGCAGTGGCTATGGCGGGAGTGGCAGCTATGACAGCTATAACAACGGAGGCGGCTTTGGCGGTGGTAGTG GAAGCAATTTTGGAGGTGGTGGAAACTACAATGATTTTGGCAGTTACAACAATCAGTCTTCAAATTTTGGACCCATGAAGGGAGGAAATTTTGGAGGCAGAAGTTCTGGCCCCTATGGTGGTGGAGGCCAATATTTTGCCAAACCACGAAACCAAG GTGGCTATGGTGGTTCCTCCAGCAGCAGTAGCTACGGCAGTGGCAGAAGATTTTAA